A genomic region of Mitsuaria sp. 7 contains the following coding sequences:
- a CDS encoding DUF3800 domain-containing protein encodes MANRGTQYSLFESAEPIALETPPVEGGERRFSDFVVYVDESGDHSLASIDAGYPVFVLALCVFHKRHYSEKIIPAIEKLKFNYFGHDSVVLHETDIRKQRGDFALLSHLPRRKEFLAWLSDIMVKSNFILIACVVDKTRLNRSDGEATNPYHIALDVCLQRLNDFLTEKGQQDLQTHVIVECRGKKEDRELELEFRRICDGKDGQERQLPFHVVFADKKTNLAGLQLADLVARPVGLNYIRPTQSNQAFDVLKKKFFCDGGRSRVGAGYENVGLVVYPPQKAKSPGEPTEAVAPTGNPQST; translated from the coding sequence ATGGCGAACCGCGGGACCCAGTATTCGCTGTTTGAGTCGGCGGAGCCCATCGCGTTGGAGACGCCACCCGTCGAGGGTGGCGAGCGGCGATTCAGCGATTTCGTGGTCTACGTCGACGAGAGCGGCGACCATTCGCTTGCCAGCATCGATGCCGGATATCCCGTCTTCGTTCTGGCGCTGTGCGTGTTTCATAAGCGGCACTACAGCGAAAAGATCATCCCCGCCATCGAGAAGCTCAAGTTCAACTACTTCGGCCATGACAGCGTCGTGCTGCATGAGACCGACATCCGCAAGCAAAGAGGCGACTTTGCGCTGCTGAGCCACCTGCCGCGCCGGAAGGAATTCCTCGCTTGGCTCTCGGACATCATGGTGAAGAGCAACTTCATCCTGATCGCCTGCGTGGTCGACAAAACCCGGTTGAATCGAAGCGACGGCGAGGCCACCAATCCGTATCACATCGCCCTTGACGTCTGTCTCCAGCGCCTGAATGACTTTCTGACGGAGAAGGGCCAGCAGGATCTGCAGACCCACGTGATCGTCGAATGCAGAGGCAAGAAGGAAGATCGCGAGCTTGAACTCGAGTTCAGGCGCATCTGTGACGGGAAGGATGGTCAGGAACGCCAACTCCCTTTCCACGTCGTATTCGCCGACAAGAAGACCAACCTTGCAGGACTTCAATTGGCCGACTTGGTAGCGCGGCCCGTTGGGCTCAACTACATCCGGCCAACCCAGTCGAATCAGGCGTTCGATGTGTTGAAGAAGAAGTTCTTCTGCGACGGCGGGCGCTCACGGGTGGGCGCCGGCTATGAAAACGTCGGGTTGGTTGTTTATCCGCCCCAAAAAGCGAAAAGCCCCGGTGAACCCACCGAGGCTGTAGCGCCGACCGGGAACCCCCAATCCACTTAG
- a CDS encoding DUF3617 family protein, producing MRTTAFRSATLSVIALSLGLLAVAVPVQAQSISVKPGLWASASVNTLNGRKMPTIFDIKGALTAQQKSSLSAAMAKLGLPAGGSPHLDCQQSAEFALPKPESVEQCTTQLKPADASSGTFTMSCKSEMVTGTGVGTYEVKDKSTATVKVSFKGSTVQGQPLSYDSSSVHQWVGSDCSSPPAGLDPSLAELMR from the coding sequence ATGCGCACCACCGCTTTCCGTTCCGCGACCCTTTCCGTGATCGCCCTGTCGCTCGGCCTGCTGGCCGTGGCCGTACCGGTCCAGGCCCAGTCGATCAGCGTGAAGCCCGGCCTGTGGGCGAGCGCGAGCGTCAACACGCTCAACGGCCGCAAGATGCCGACGATCTTCGACATCAAGGGCGCGCTGACCGCGCAGCAGAAGAGCAGCCTGTCCGCCGCCATGGCCAAGCTCGGCCTGCCCGCCGGCGGCAGCCCCCATCTCGACTGCCAGCAGTCCGCCGAGTTCGCGCTGCCCAAGCCGGAGAGCGTCGAGCAGTGCACCACGCAGCTCAAGCCCGCCGATGCCTCCAGCGGCACTTTCACCATGAGCTGCAAGAGCGAGATGGTCACCGGCACCGGTGTCGGCACCTACGAGGTCAAGGACAAGTCCACCGCCACGGTGAAGGTCTCGTTCAAGGGCTCGACCGTGCAAGGTCAGCCGTTGAGCTATGACTCCTCGTCCGTACACCAGTGGGTCGGCAGCGACTGCAGCTCGCCGCCGGCGGGTCTGGACCCCTCGCTGGCAGAACTGATGCGGTAG
- the dnaN gene encoding DNA polymerase III subunit beta has protein sequence MIVLKDSQDKVLAALQAVSGIVERRHTLPILANVLVRKQGRQVELTTSDLEIQVRTAVEFDGDDGDFSTTIGARKLIDILRSMPSDQTVSLTSNQSKMTLQGGKSRFTLQTLPADDFPLVQEAADFGPAFSVPQKTLKGLINQVHFAMAVHDIRYYLNGILFVAEGKMLTLVATDGHRLALAQAETDTEMPKQEVILPRKTVLELMRLLKDGGKGDDESAPIEMRFAGNQAKFSFSGMEFVTKLVEGKFPDYNRVIPKNHRFHVLIGRQPLLAALQRAAILTSEKFKAVRLSFDPGLLSIASSNAEQEEAKEELEIDYGGDQIETGFNVTYLMDVLANMSQDMVRVDLNDSSSSALLSIPEHAGFKYVVMPMRI, from the coding sequence ATGATCGTGTTGAAAGACAGCCAGGACAAAGTGCTTGCCGCGCTGCAGGCCGTGTCCGGCATCGTGGAACGGCGCCACACGCTGCCCATCCTGGCCAACGTGCTGGTCCGCAAGCAGGGCCGGCAGGTCGAGCTCACCACGAGCGACCTGGAGATCCAGGTCCGCACCGCGGTCGAGTTCGACGGCGACGACGGCGACTTCTCCACGACCATCGGTGCGCGCAAGCTCATCGACATCCTGCGCTCGATGCCGTCGGACCAGACGGTGAGCCTGACGTCCAACCAGAGCAAGATGACGCTGCAGGGCGGCAAGAGCCGCTTCACGCTGCAGACGCTGCCGGCGGACGACTTCCCGCTGGTGCAGGAGGCGGCCGACTTCGGCCCCGCGTTCAGCGTGCCGCAGAAGACGCTGAAGGGCCTGATCAACCAGGTCCACTTCGCGATGGCGGTGCATGACATCCGCTACTACCTGAACGGCATCCTCTTCGTGGCCGAAGGCAAGATGCTGACGCTGGTCGCGACCGACGGCCACCGCCTGGCGCTGGCCCAGGCGGAGACCGACACCGAGATGCCCAAGCAGGAAGTCATCCTGCCGCGCAAGACGGTGCTGGAGCTGATGCGCCTGCTGAAGGACGGCGGCAAGGGCGACGACGAGAGCGCGCCCATCGAGATGCGCTTCGCCGGCAACCAGGCCAAGTTCAGCTTCAGCGGCATGGAGTTCGTGACCAAGCTGGTCGAGGGCAAGTTCCCCGACTACAACCGCGTCATCCCGAAGAACCACCGCTTCCACGTGCTGATCGGCCGCCAGCCGCTGCTGGCCGCGCTGCAGCGCGCGGCGATCCTGACCAGCGAGAAGTTCAAGGCGGTGCGCCTGTCCTTCGACCCGGGCCTGCTGTCGATCGCGTCGAGCAACGCCGAGCAGGAAGAAGCCAAGGAAGAGCTCGAGATCGACTACGGCGGCGACCAGATCGAGACCGGCTTCAACGTCACCTACCTGATGGACGTGCTGGCCAACATGTCGCAGGACATGGTGCGCGTGGACCTGAACGACAGCTCGTCGAGCGCCTTGCTCAGCATCCCCGAACACGCCGGCTTCAAGTACGTCGTGATGCCGATGAGGATCTGA
- the rpmH gene encoding 50S ribosomal protein L34 translates to MKRTYQGSKTRRARTHGFLVRMKTRGGKAVIAARRAKGRKRLAV, encoded by the coding sequence ATGAAACGCACTTATCAAGGCTCCAAGACCCGTCGCGCCCGTACCCACGGCTTCCTGGTCCGCATGAAGACGCGTGGCGGCAAGGCCGTCATCGCTGCTCGTCGCGCCAAGGGCCGCAAGCGCCT
- a CDS encoding SDR family oxidoreductase gives MQIKDAVVFITGANRGLGLEFAKQALARGAKKIYAAARDVSTITLPGVVPVQLDVTQPEQAAAAARACGDVTLLINNAGIGRVGGIASANAEVVLREQLETNLFGIFHVARAFAPVLGRNGGGAILNMLSILSWVNTPMLGAYGVSKAAAWALTNSLRAELAPQGTLVAGFHGGFIDTDMIRDFEVPKARPEDVVRQSLDEIEQGAVEITVDDSTRQVKKALSDGVYLMDPMAH, from the coding sequence ATGCAGATCAAGGATGCCGTCGTCTTCATCACCGGCGCGAACCGGGGCCTCGGGCTCGAGTTCGCCAAGCAGGCGTTGGCCCGCGGCGCGAAGAAGATCTATGCGGCCGCGCGCGATGTGTCGACCATCACCCTGCCCGGCGTCGTGCCGGTGCAGCTCGACGTGACCCAGCCGGAACAGGCCGCCGCCGCCGCGCGCGCCTGCGGCGATGTGACGCTGCTGATCAACAACGCCGGCATCGGCCGGGTCGGCGGGATCGCGAGCGCCAACGCCGAGGTCGTCCTGCGCGAGCAGCTCGAGACCAACCTGTTCGGCATCTTCCACGTCGCGCGCGCGTTCGCGCCCGTGCTGGGCCGCAACGGCGGCGGCGCGATCCTGAACATGCTGTCCATCCTCAGCTGGGTGAACACGCCGATGCTCGGCGCCTACGGCGTCAGCAAGGCCGCGGCCTGGGCGCTGACCAACAGTCTGCGTGCCGAACTCGCGCCGCAGGGCACGCTGGTCGCCGGCTTCCACGGCGGCTTCATCGACACGGACATGATCCGGGACTTCGAGGTGCCCAAGGCGCGACCGGAGGACGTCGTCCGCCAGTCGCTCGACGAGATCGAACAGGGCGCCGTCGAGATCACCGTCGACGACTCGACGCGGCAGGTCAAGAAGGCGCTGTCGGATGGGGTGTACCTGATGGATCCGATGGCGCATTGA
- the gyrB gene encoding DNA topoisomerase (ATP-hydrolyzing) subunit B: protein MTDNSTPENTPTPVPQNDGAGYGESSIQILEGLEAVRKRPGMYIGDTSDGTGLHHLVFEVVDNSIDEALAGYCDDIVITIHTDNSISVIDNGRGIPTGVKMDDKHEPKRSAAEIALTELHAGGKFNQNSYKVSGGLHGVGVSCVNALSKTLRLIVRREGKVHQLEFKKGFPQDRVIEVRDGFETSPMKIVGETDKRGTEVHFLPDTEIFTQNSEFHYDILAKRLRELSFLNNGVKIRLVDERNNKEDNFAFAGGVRGFVEFINKGKTPLNPNIFHAQGDKLSDQNTNVGVEVSMQWNDGFNESVLCFTNNIPQRDGGTHLTGLRAAMTRVINKYIEDNELAKKAKVDVTGDDMREGLACVISIKVPEPKFSSQTKDKLVSSEVRGPVEDVVASKLTDWLLENPVDAKIICGKIVEAARAREAARKAREMTRRKGVLDGMGLPGKLADCQEKDPALCEIYIVEGDSAGGSAKQGRDRKFQAILPLRGKILNVEKARYEKLLTSNEIITLITALGTGIGRGAGSDDFNPEKLRYHRIIIMTDADVDGAHIRTLLLTFFYRQMPELVERGHIYIAQPPLYKVKVGKHEQYLKDGHELDGFLLKVALNDAELHTSGVGTGPVLKGEPLETMARQYVAAQNVIERLSAWMDGEALHLLASGLALNLDTKEAADISATALQVALHDAVVHAEVDPRTDKQFLRISRRHHGNVRSSIITTDFVHGADYEVLAEAGKTFKGLVGEEAVIRKGEGEKAKESKVADFRAAMAWLMTQAESSVGRQRYKGLGEMNPAQLWETTMDPTVRRLLRVQIEDAIEADRVFTMLMGDEVEPRREFIEQNALRAANIDV, encoded by the coding sequence ATGACCGATAACAGCACTCCTGAGAACACCCCGACGCCTGTGCCGCAGAACGACGGCGCGGGGTACGGCGAGTCCAGCATCCAGATCCTGGAAGGCCTGGAGGCGGTGCGCAAGCGCCCCGGCATGTACATCGGCGACACCTCGGACGGCACGGGTCTGCATCACCTGGTGTTCGAGGTCGTCGACAACTCGATCGACGAGGCGCTGGCCGGCTACTGCGACGACATCGTCATCACGATCCACACGGACAACTCGATCTCCGTCATCGACAACGGCCGGGGCATCCCGACCGGCGTGAAGATGGACGACAAGCACGAGCCCAAGCGCTCGGCGGCCGAGATCGCGCTGACGGAACTGCACGCGGGCGGCAAGTTCAACCAGAACAGCTACAAGGTCTCGGGCGGCCTGCACGGCGTGGGCGTGTCCTGCGTGAATGCGCTGTCCAAGACGCTGCGCCTGATCGTGCGCCGCGAGGGCAAGGTCCATCAGCTGGAGTTCAAGAAGGGCTTCCCGCAGGACCGCGTGATCGAGGTCCGCGACGGCTTCGAGACCAGCCCGATGAAGATCGTCGGCGAGACCGACAAGCGCGGCACCGAGGTGCACTTCCTGCCGGACACGGAGATCTTCACGCAGAACTCCGAGTTCCATTACGACATCCTGGCCAAGCGCCTGCGCGAGCTCTCGTTCCTGAACAACGGCGTGAAGATCCGCCTGGTCGACGAGCGCAACAACAAGGAAGACAACTTCGCCTTCGCGGGCGGCGTGCGCGGCTTCGTCGAGTTCATCAACAAGGGCAAGACCCCGCTGAATCCGAACATCTTCCACGCGCAGGGCGACAAGCTGTCGGACCAGAACACCAACGTCGGTGTCGAGGTCTCGATGCAGTGGAACGACGGCTTCAACGAAAGCGTCCTCTGCTTCACCAACAACATCCCCCAGCGCGACGGCGGCACCCATCTGACGGGTCTGCGCGCGGCGATGACGCGGGTGATCAACAAGTACATCGAGGACAACGAGCTGGCCAAGAAGGCCAAGGTCGACGTCACCGGCGACGACATGCGCGAAGGCCTGGCCTGCGTGATCAGCATCAAGGTGCCGGAGCCGAAGTTCAGCTCGCAGACCAAGGACAAGCTGGTGTCGAGCGAAGTGCGCGGCCCGGTGGAAGACGTGGTGGCGAGCAAGCTGACGGACTGGCTGCTGGAGAACCCGGTCGACGCCAAGATCATCTGCGGCAAGATCGTCGAGGCGGCGCGTGCGCGTGAAGCGGCCCGCAAGGCGCGCGAGATGACGCGCCGCAAGGGCGTGCTGGACGGCATGGGCCTGCCGGGCAAGCTGGCGGACTGCCAGGAGAAGGATCCCGCGCTGTGCGAGATCTACATCGTGGAGGGCGACTCCGCCGGCGGCTCCGCCAAGCAGGGTCGCGACCGGAAGTTCCAGGCGATCCTGCCGCTGCGCGGCAAGATCCTGAACGTCGAGAAGGCGCGCTACGAGAAGCTGCTGACCAGCAATGAAATCATCACGCTGATCACCGCGCTGGGCACCGGCATCGGGCGCGGCGCGGGCAGCGACGACTTCAACCCCGAGAAGCTCCGCTACCACCGCATCATCATCATGACCGACGCGGACGTGGACGGTGCGCACATCCGGACGCTGCTGCTGACCTTCTTCTACCGGCAGATGCCGGAGCTGGTGGAGCGCGGCCACATCTACATCGCGCAGCCGCCGCTGTACAAGGTCAAGGTCGGCAAGCACGAGCAGTACCTGAAGGACGGCCACGAGCTGGACGGCTTCCTGCTGAAGGTCGCACTGAACGACGCGGAGCTGCACACGTCCGGCGTGGGCACGGGCCCGGTGCTCAAGGGCGAGCCGCTCGAGACGATGGCGCGCCAGTACGTGGCCGCGCAGAACGTGATCGAGCGCCTGTCGGCCTGGATGGACGGCGAGGCGCTGCATCTGCTCGCGTCGGGTCTGGCGCTCAACCTGGACACGAAGGAAGCGGCGGACATCTCGGCGACGGCGCTGCAGGTCGCGCTGCACGACGCGGTGGTGCATGCGGAGGTCGATCCGCGCACCGACAAGCAGTTCCTGCGCATCAGCCGCCGTCACCACGGCAACGTGCGGTCGAGCATCATCACGACGGACTTCGTGCACGGCGCTGACTATGAAGTCCTGGCCGAGGCCGGCAAGACCTTCAAGGGTCTGGTGGGCGAGGAAGCGGTGATCCGCAAGGGCGAGGGCGAGAAAGCCAAGGAAAGCAAGGTCGCGGACTTCCGCGCCGCAATGGCCTGGCTGATGACGCAGGCCGAGTCCAGCGTCGGCCGCCAGCGCTACAAGGGCCTGGGCGAGATGAACCCCGCGCAGCTGTGGGAAACGACGATGGACCCGACGGTCCGCCGCCTGCTGCGCGTGCAGATCGAGGACGCGATCGAAGCCGACCGCGTGTTCACGATGCTGATGGGCGACGAGGTGGAACCGCGCCGCGAGTTCATCGAGCAGAACGCGCTGCGGGCCGCGAATATCGACGTGTGA
- the dnaA gene encoding chromosomal replication initiator protein DnaA codes for MSADLSGAALWQRGCERLAAELPEQQFNTWIRPLPPAEVAQQDENGHEAVLVSLRVPNRFKLDWIRSQYAGRIEAILTELAGKPARLELSLAPREAIAPLPRTSPSGMTMGQVLQQHGLRGGPGAAQPAVGQTSTGARPASVATAPAAPATAASLIQGAAPNVPANLPPSATRHRINTSLTFDTLVPGRANQMARTAALHVAGAPGQMYNPLFIYGGVGLGKTHLIHAVGNALLKDRPDARVLYLHAEQFISDVVKNYQRKTFDELKAKYHSLDLLLIDDVQFFAGKDRTQEEFFNAFEALLAKRAHIIMTSDTYPKGLVDIDERLTSRFDAGLTVAIEPPELEMRVAILIKKADAENAPMPEDVAFFIAKNVRANVRELEGALRKVLAYSRFSHKEINIQLAREALKDLLSIQNRQISVENIQKTVADFYKIKVADMYSKKRPASIARPRQIAMYLAKELTQKSLPEIGELFGGRDHTTVLHAVRKIGGERQKNTELNQQLHVLEQTLKG; via the coding sequence ATGAGCGCAGACTTGTCGGGTGCGGCCCTGTGGCAGCGCGGTTGCGAACGCCTGGCCGCCGAACTGCCTGAACAGCAATTCAATACCTGGATCCGGCCGCTGCCCCCCGCGGAGGTCGCCCAGCAGGACGAGAACGGCCACGAGGCCGTGCTGGTGTCGCTCCGCGTCCCCAACCGATTCAAGCTGGACTGGATCCGCAGCCAGTACGCCGGCCGGATCGAGGCCATCCTGACCGAGCTGGCCGGAAAGCCCGCGCGCCTCGAATTGTCGCTGGCGCCGCGCGAAGCGATCGCGCCGCTGCCCCGCACCTCGCCCTCCGGCATGACGATGGGCCAGGTGCTGCAACAGCATGGCCTGCGCGGCGGACCGGGCGCCGCACAGCCCGCCGTTGGCCAGACGTCGACCGGCGCCCGCCCCGCTTCCGTGGCCACGGCGCCTGCCGCGCCGGCCACGGCCGCCAGCTTGATCCAGGGCGCCGCGCCCAACGTCCCGGCCAACCTGCCGCCCAGCGCCACGCGCCACCGCATCAACACGAGCCTCACCTTCGACACGCTGGTGCCGGGTCGTGCCAACCAGATGGCGCGCACCGCCGCGCTGCACGTCGCCGGCGCGCCGGGGCAGATGTACAACCCGCTGTTCATCTACGGCGGCGTCGGCCTGGGCAAGACCCACCTGATCCACGCCGTCGGCAATGCGCTGCTGAAGGATCGCCCCGATGCCCGCGTGCTGTACCTGCATGCGGAGCAGTTCATCTCGGACGTGGTCAAGAACTACCAGCGCAAGACCTTCGACGAGCTCAAGGCCAAGTACCACTCGCTGGACCTGCTGCTGATCGACGACGTGCAATTCTTCGCCGGCAAGGACCGGACGCAGGAAGAGTTCTTCAATGCGTTCGAGGCGCTGCTGGCCAAGCGGGCGCACATCATCATGACGTCGGACACCTACCCCAAGGGCCTGGTGGACATCGACGAGCGCCTGACCAGCCGCTTCGACGCCGGCCTGACGGTGGCCATCGAGCCGCCCGAGCTGGAGATGCGCGTCGCGATCCTGATCAAGAAGGCCGACGCGGAGAACGCGCCGATGCCGGAGGACGTGGCCTTCTTCATCGCGAAGAACGTGCGCGCCAACGTGCGCGAGCTGGAGGGCGCCCTCCGCAAGGTACTGGCGTACAGCCGCTTCTCGCACAAGGAAATCAACATCCAGCTGGCGCGCGAGGCCCTCAAGGACCTGCTGTCGATCCAGAACCGGCAGATCTCGGTCGAGAACATCCAGAAGACCGTGGCCGACTTCTACAAGATCAAGGTCGCGGACATGTACTCGAAGAAGCGCCCGGCGAGCATCGCCCGCCCGCGCCAGATCGCGATGTACCTGGCCAAGGAACTGACGCAGAAGAGCCTGCCGGAGATCGGCGAGCTGTTCGGCGGCCGCGACCACACGACGGTGCTGCACGCGGTCCGCAAGATCGGCGGGGAGCGCCAGAAGAACACCGAGTTGAACCAGCAGTTGCACGTCCTGGAGCAAACGCTGAAGGGTTGA
- a CDS encoding TetR/AcrR family transcriptional regulator, translated as MNASSSSSRSTRKEESRDRILDVASRTVRRAGFDGVGVADVMKQAGLTHGGFYAHFASRDDLLCAAALRAGQDSRALHHSHADRLVAAGVPPFRALVETYLHESGIDNVDCGCPVAALVAEMPRQSDAVRGEGHGLLLGMQGLVLDALGEGASPESAWPIAAMLIGALQMARAIGDREQALTILTSTKRSLLDQYADAAARPSRPAR; from the coding sequence ATGAACGCTTCTTCCTCCTCTTCCCGCTCCACCCGCAAGGAAGAATCCCGCGACCGCATCCTCGACGTTGCGTCGCGCACCGTCCGCCGCGCCGGCTTCGACGGCGTGGGCGTCGCGGATGTGATGAAGCAGGCCGGGCTGACGCACGGCGGCTTCTACGCCCACTTCGCATCCCGCGACGACCTGCTGTGCGCCGCCGCGCTGCGCGCGGGACAGGACAGCCGCGCGCTGCATCACAGTCATGCCGATCGGCTGGTGGCTGCCGGTGTGCCGCCTTTCCGCGCCCTGGTGGAGACCTATCTGCACGAGAGCGGCATCGACAACGTCGACTGCGGCTGCCCGGTCGCGGCGCTGGTCGCCGAGATGCCCCGTCAGTCGGACGCCGTCCGCGGCGAAGGCCACGGACTCCTGCTGGGCATGCAAGGCCTCGTGCTGGATGCGCTGGGCGAAGGGGCCTCGCCGGAGTCCGCCTGGCCGATCGCCGCAATGCTGATCGGCGCGCTCCAGATGGCCCGGGCCATCGGCGATCGCGAACAGGCGCTCACCATCCTCACCAGCACGAAGCGCTCGCTGCTGGATCAATACGCCGACGCCGCCGCTCGACCCTCCCGCCCAGCGCGCTGA